The genomic segment TTGGAGACCGTGAGGATTGGATGATCCGCGCTGAGGATGGTTGGCATGGATTCGGAGCTCTCGCAGCTGGTTTCAATATGTTAGACCCGATCAAAGCAACTATCATCACTCCAGGTCTGGATATGAATGGAAACTTTGATGAAGTCGGCATCCCAGCCATCATAGTAACAAAATACCTTTCTGAACATGGTATCATCGTCGAAAAGACAGGGTTATATTCTTTTTTCATTATGTTTACGATAGGGATTACGAAAGGACGTTGGAATACTTTGGTTACCGAATTACAGCAGTTAAAGGATGATTACGATAGCAACAAGGCTTTATGGCGAGTCATGCCAAAGTTCGTCGCTAAGTTTCCAAAATATGAAAGGATGGGACTCCGAGAACTGAGTGACCAAATCCATGCTGTCTATAAGGCAAATGACATCGCTCGTGTAACAACCGAGATGTATCTTTCGGACATGGTACCTGCAATGCCTCCTGCCGAAGCCTATGCAAAGATGGCACATAGGCAAATTGAGAGAGTGAGCATTGACCACCTCACAGGTAGGATTACTAGTATTCTTCTCACTCCCTACCCACCCGGTATTCCTCTATTGATTCCAGGTGAGTGCTTCAACGAAACCATAGTTGGTTATCTAAAATTTGCAAGAGATTTCAATAGTAAGTTTCCTGGCTTTGAGACAGATATCCATGGTTTGATCCAGGAAGAAGATGAAAATGGGAAGCTACAATACTATGTGGACTGTGTGGTTGAGAACTGAAAATTCTCCTTGTGATATAGGCTACCTACGAATTCTTGCACTTAGGGGTAAAAATGGACAAAGAGAAGATTAAATTATCAGGATTTAACAACCTTACCAAGGTTCTCAGCTTCAATCTGTACGACTTTTGCATCACTCTTGATGACGAACAGAAATCCAAGTATGTGAGTTACATCCATGACAAATACAATGCCTCAAAGATTACAGAGATTTCTACAGAAATCGTAAAACTGATTGATGCCAATATTCTCGCCATCTCTGCCCAAGACTATGATCCAGTCGGTGCCTCTTCTATGGTCTTAATGAGTGACGTTAAAGGCGGTGGATATCCGATTCCAACAGCCCAAGTGAGCATGCACCTGGACAAATCCCATATTACAGTTCACACTTATCCTGACGCGGCTGACCCAGATGGCATCTGCTCCTTCCGTGTGGATATTGATATCTCAACTTGTGGTGAAATCATTCCTTTGGATGCAATCAATTATTTATTTGAAGCCTTTGAATGCGATGTTGTCTACATCGATTATGTTGTTAGAGGCTATACTAGATTGGCAGATGGCAAAAAGATTTACAACGACCATCACTTCAATTCCATTCTTGATTTTATCAAACCTGAAATCAAACGAAACTATACTTTTTTGTCAGATATCAACATGCCACAGGATAATACTTGGCAGACCAAAATGATGATCAAAGAAATGGGACCGGAAAATTATCTTTTAAACACTGAAGACAAACTACATCCTGATGTACCCAACAAAATGAAACTACTCAGAGAAGAGATGAAAGAAGTCTACCATATGATCCATTGATTCTGGTCATTTGAGATACTTCGTATAACCAAAATCAATTTCTTTGATAATAAAATTCAGATAGGCCATCATATCAGGGTCTGACTTATAAACGGAAGCTTCCTTTCGGAAGTGTTCTGATAGTTTGTCTCGGAATACGACAGTCTTCATATCATTCTTTGATACGATAAACTCTCGAGACCTTCCTCTCACCAAAAGAGTTTCCGGGATACGGATCATAATTGTGATTTGAGCTGCAGCAGATTCGATATCGTTCAGTAGTCTTCGTCTATCTTTTTGTTTTTCCTGGTTTGGTAAAAGAGAGAGGATTTCATCCATCTTTTCTTCCAATTGAAATCTGAGTTTCTTTGTATCAAAGACTCTTTCAAATATCTGACTATATTTTTTGGGGAATAAAACAGATTCAATGGCTTTGTGAAGACCCATATTTCGTTCTATTGATTGCAGATGACTCGCAGATGACTTGGTAAGGGCTTCTTTTTTTGGTAAAAAATAAGGATATAGATAGGAAACGGTAAATCCTGACACCAAACTAAGCAAAACACCTTGGAAAAGAATCTCCATTTGGTTTGTAAAAAGCGAAGTAAGCGTGGAACCAAAAGATCCTGCCATTGCCACGATCAAACCGGAAGGCAAATGCATCTGGTTTAGCAATCCACCTTTTGTTTGTAAGTTATTGGATTTATCTTCGGCTTGGGTTTCCTCTGCTTCAGAACTAGCTTGTGGGATCGTTTCAGATAAAACATCTAGCTGACTGTCTTTTCTTTTGGTTAGCTCTTCGCGAATCTGAGTGAGTCTCTTTTGGTCAAGGAAAGCATCGGGATCTTTGCTGAGATTTGTTTGGACATTCGCTTCCACATCTCGCAAATACCTTTGGTCAATTGCATAAACCAACCATTGGTCAAATTCGTTTTTTTCCAGTACGGCACCAAACATAGATTTGATATCATTCATCAAACGTACAGAGAAACTTTCCTTCTCTTCAGGATTTGCAAAATGAATCTCTGAAATTTCATCTAATAAATTAATTTTAAGTAGCCTAAGTTGTTTTGAGGTATGATCCAAAATTTTGGTTTTCATTCTGAAAAAAAACTCTCTGTACTTTTCTTCTGCGATGTCCTTTCCTTTCTTTTGAATCTCCGCCAACAACCTTTCGAGAACCGAAGCAGACCTCTCAGCAGTTTCTTGGACTCTTGACCAATCAACTGTAGGATCTTCTGGAAACGGAAACTCTTTGATAAAACGCACCAAATCATCCGCCAAGACCCAAGTTTGGGACAGCAAAGATTCTTTTTGATTGCCTATTTTCTTTTCCAAGTCTTCCCAAATATCCAAAAAACGCAAGAGAGAGTGTTCTTTTATAAACTTAACCAGATAATGCGCGCTAAATGACATTAGTCCATCAAGTTGGGCAACTAAATGTTTTTTTAAAATTTCCACCGGATTGTTTGCAGGTACAACGATATGATAGGATTCATCAATTTCGAGTATGAGTTTGTTTTCCTTGCCAAATTGGATGAAGTCTTGTGTAAAATCAGGTATCTCAAATGAAAAATAAGGAGAAAATCCTCTCTCTGTTATGTGTTTGATATCCCTTTCTAAAGAATAAAAAAAAGAATCTAAAAATAAATTGCCATTGGCATCTCGGCTTAAGAGAGATTTGCCGGGATTTTTATCATCTAGAAAAGGCTCCTGGTTAGATAAGTTTTTATACACAATGCCAAACAAGTCGAGTGAATACTTAAAGCAAGCTCGGCGGTATGGAGTCATATCCATTTTATCCTTGTTTTGCGGAGCCATCATTGCGATCCGAATGCTTATGCCTGTTTCCGTCCGCAAAAAAAAGGGATAAAAATACACAGCTCTCTCTTGAAAATGGTTACGACTATCGCTCAGTTCAATTAAGGCTTCTGAGATTGCCATTTGTGTTTTGTGGGTTTCAGGAAGTTGCACCTCTTTGTGTAGAACCTCCGGGATCTGGTCTACAGTGAGCAAAGTTGAGGGGGAAATTTCTGCACTCCCATGCATTTCCATCCGGCGGTGTCGTACTCGTAGTTCTTCTAGGATAGCAAGGGAGCTCGGGGAGAACCTAGCTCGGTTTTTCGGCAATTCCAGGATGGGAACGAGTACCTTGGCCTCGTGTTTTGGCTCTGGATCCGACGCGGAAGCCTCCCTGCTCCAGGCAAATGGCTCATTTTGGCTATCGGGGGCTTCACTCATGCTTACCGTCAGAGGAACCGAATTTGCTTGGAAAGAAAAGTAAAAATAGCTTCGTCATATCATTTGGGAACGTACGCCCGTGGAAATTTTGCATTTTCGAACAAACTGTCAATAAAGGATTAGAACGATTTTTGTAAATTTATTGAACTGAAATGGAAATTTTTCTAACATTGTCGGTTGAACTAGAGAAGCGAATCAAAAGCTCGTATGTGGGAAAAGAAAGATGGAAACACAAAAAAGAGCAATGGACCACATTGCAGAAAAAGAACAAAAAAACCATGTCATCATCAAATACTTAATCGGGAAGCCTCTTAAAGCGCATAACTTAGGTTTGGACCAAAGCTGTTTTATGAAAGATGTGGTTCCTGGGACAGACCATGCTGTTTTGGAACTCTCCTTACCCATCGACTTTAAGATGGACCCCAAACTTACTTTGTCCATCGTTCTTGCTCGTTACATTGAAATCCATTGCACCTTTGTAAAGTCCTATGATTCAAACTTGGTAGAAGTGAAGGTAGACAAAATCGCCATTGCAAAAAAAGAGCGTGCCTACCCTCGTTTTCCCATTACAGAAGAAGGCTTCGTAAAAGCCACAAACATCATCAGCTCCAAGACCATCATAGAAGCCAATATGTTCAATATTCCTACCTTAGTACGTGTTAGCTTTGAAGAATATGAAAAAAAACTAAAAACAGAACTTGGCCCAAATGCCAATATAGTTGTCGATGTATTCAAAAATGATCTACCCAATGAATTTGAAGTGATCAAACGACTCATGAAACCTATCTTTCTGGCAGACTGCTATGAAGAATCATCCTTTGAAATGCAAGAAGAGGGCTTTCTCTCTTATTCCGAAGAAGTCGATGACCAAATCCAGAATTTAATAAAAAAGTATAAAGATAAACAGATTGAGTCGGAGCTATTCCATCCCATCATATACATCAATGAATTAGAAGAACACATTCCGATTGGATATGTTTGGATCCAAACTAAGGAATCAAAACTTTCTCGCGCAAAGGTTGACGACATCCTCAGACTCACCAAAGAAATGGTAGAGAGGATCAAAGACGCAAACCTTATGACCACGGAGGATAAATTCCCTGTGGTAGATGTTTCTTATTCAGGGATACGATTGCGGATCAACCATCCACATTTAATGACCACATTGCCAAAGCAAAAAGGTTTTGCTGTTGACCTATTTTTTAAAATGCAGGCTCCATTCCATTTTTTTGTCAGAGTTGCATGGGTGAAAAAAATTGAAAATGGTGATATGGAACTTGGCTTAGAATTCACAGGCAAATCAAGAGTCATGTCCGAAAAGTCTCGATTCGAACAAAATATTGAAATGGTAAAACAACTTGCCCAAGGTGCCTTCGCCTAATCTGTGTCAGTAGGGATAAAGCAAAACCATACGATCGCAATCTATGGACTGGGCGCTATCTCCCTAACCATAGCGAGGGCATTTGATAAGAACGGCATTGGTTTTGTCATTCTAGCAAGAAATCAGTCTCGAAAGAACCAAATCAGCTCTCAAACATTCCTATACCAATTCCGAACTAAACCCATAGAATCTTTCCAATGGAAGGAAACAGTGCGGACTCTAGATGAATGTGAAGAGAAGTTTGACTGTATCTTCATAGGCTGTAAGTCTAGCGAACTAGAAAATTATTGCCGTAATGCAAGCCCTCTTCTGAAAGAGAATGGTCGCCTGGTTCTATTGCAAAATGGTCTACCAGAAAACTTAGTACAAGCCAAAAAAGAAAATCTAATGGGGGGAGTTGTTGGTTGGAATACCCAAAAAAGACAGGACGGAGTGTACTTTCAATCCAATGCAGGTCATTTGATCTTAGGCAATTCTGAGGGAACTCGCCCCGATTCGGATTGGACGGAATACCTCGCACCTTTTATCCCAACGATTCTCACCTCAGATTTAGAAGGTTATCGTTGGCACAAATTGGGAATTAACGCTATCATCAACGGCCTTGCAGGCTCTGTCCAATCTTCTCTTGGATATCTATTTCTCAGTTCGCTTGGACGAAAGTTAGCCATTGCAGTCTTGACGGAGATTTCGCAAATTATGCAGAAACTCGGGATACAGGAAAGAGTTGTACCAGGGAGTATTTCCATTCAAAAACTTTCCAATGGTCCTTCAGGATTCCCAACATTTATAAAACATATCGTCTTACTTGTATTAGGTATCAAATATTTCAAAATCAGAACCTCTCTTGTCCAAGATTTAGATGCTAAACGAGTCACAGAAATCGATTATCTAAATGCCGTTGTTTCAAAGATTGGGAAGACATTGCAAATTCCATGTCCCATAAATGATAGAATAGTAGAAGAGATCAAAGATATTGAATCAGGAAAGAAAAAACCAGATTTCTCTTTCCTGAACCAACTCGAGAAAAGTCTGAATCGGAAATAATTATTTTCTAAGCTTGTACCCGGTTTTGAACATTAAATAGACAACCACCATACAAGTTGCAAGAAACGCAAAAATAAATGTAAGACTCATTTCTATGCTTACATCTGAAATCTCATAAAAACTCCATCTAAACCCACTGACTAGATATAGAACTGGATTTAACATACAAATCTTTTGCCAAAAAGGTGGGAGCATGCTTGCGGAATAAAAACTACCCCCCAAAAAAACTAGAGGGGTAATGACAAGCATCGGTATGACTTGTAATTTTTCAAAACTATCCGCCCAGATCCCAATGATAAAACCAAAAAGGCTAAAGGAAATACAGGTCAGCAGTAAAAATAAGACCATAAAGAAAGGGTGCGCGATTTTTACCGGAACAAAGAAAGATGAAGTAAGAAGCATGATTAATCCTAAGATGAGTGATTTGGTAGCTGCCGCCCCGACAAAACCAAAGACGATCTCAATCATGCTGACTGGTGCCGACAAAATTTCATAGATGGTCCCAGTAAATTTAGGGAAGTAAATTCCAAATGATGCATTGCCAATGCTTTCAGTGAGCAAGGATAACATGATAAGACCAGGTACAATGAAAGAGCCGTAAGAAACTCCATCTACTTCCTGTATCCTGGAACCAATGGCGGAACCAAATACGATAAAATAGAGAGAAGTTGAGAGAACGGGAGAAGCAATGCTTTGCATCAATGTTCTAAATGTCCGCATCATTTCGAAAGTATAAATTGCGTAAATTGCCCTCAGATTCATTTTGACTCCTTTACTAAAGAAACAAATATTTCTTCAAGAGAACTTTGTTCCGTATCCAAATCTTTGAATGTGATCTTTGATTTTTTCACATCCTCCAAAATCTTAGGTATAATATTTTCCTTAGAATTTGTATCATAGGTAAAAATAAGTTGTGAGCCATCTTTTTGAATTTCCACATTATAAGCTGCGAAGGATTTCGGAAGTTTGGAGATTTTCTTACTCAAATTTAGGATTAATTGTTTTTTACCTAATTGTTTCATCAGAATATTCTTTTCTTCTACTAATACCAGCTCTCCTTTATTCATGATTCCGATTCTATCGGCGATCTCCTCAGCTTCCTCGATATAATGTGTGGTCAAAATAATGGTAACACCCTTCTCCTTTAAATTTCGCACAACATTCCACATATCTTTTCTAAGCTCAACATCTACTCCTGCAGTAGGCTCATCTAAGAATAATACTTCTGGTTCATGCGAAAGAGCTTTTGCAATTAATACTCTTCGTTTCATTCCCCCAGAGAGAGTTATGATCTTTTGGTCTTTTTTATCAAATAGAGATAAAGACTTCAATAAATCTTCTAAGTACTGATCATTGGGAGCTTTTCCAAACAAACCTCGCGTAAATTTCACACTTGCCCAAACAGTTTCAAAGGAATGAACACTTAACTCCTGTGGTACGAGGCCAATTAATTTTCTCGCTTCCATAGAGTCAGTCTGAATGTTCTTTCCATTCACAAGGATCTCCCCGCGAGAAAGATTCACTAGTCCACAGATGATCGATATCAGAGTCGTTTTTCCAGCTCCATTTGGTCCAAGGAGGGCTAAAATCTCACCCTTTCGGATGCCCAAAGTGACATCCTTCAAAGCTTGGAATCCATTCTCATAGGTCTTCGAAACAGAATTAATTTGTAAGTGCATTTGCATGTAAGATTCAAAAAGAAGGCAATTGACGCAACTGTAAAGCATTTACGGAGAAAAAGAGATCCTTTAACCTTGCTATCTTCTGTCTAAAAACAAGATGAATTCGCAAACCAAGCCAACGAAAGACATTATCATCATGGGAGCTGGGATGACAGGACTCAGCCTAGGATCATTCTATCAGGCAAAGGGACTCTCTGTACAAATTTTAGAAAAGTCGCATGCATACGGCGGTCGCATGGCGACACGCAGAACCAATTTTGGGACATTTGATCATGGCGCCCAATTTATCCACATGAAACCAAACAGTGACTTTATCTGGAAAAAGGATTGGGATGAGAAAGGTTTCTTATCGCTCTGGTTTGTGGACACAAGTGGTGGAGAGTATTTCGTTTGTCATTCAGGGATCAACCAATTGTCAAAAGAGGTACCGAATCCTGGTGAAATTATATTCAAAGAGCGTATAACAAAAGTTAAAAAAGATAAAGGGGAATGGATTCTTTATACGGAGGCAAATCTGGAATACAGAACCAAAGGATTGGTCTTCACTGCTCCTCTGCCCCAATCATTGCAAATCCTTAGGGATTCAGAAATCGATTACCCAAAACATTTAGATGAGATCGTTTACAACAAGGCGATTGTCGCATTGTTTTCCTTTGAGGAAGAATTAATCCCTGGAAGGGAAAATAAATTCCAGACAAATCTTTCAAATAACATTCGATCACTCGCCTTACAATCCAGCAAACTCGAAGCATCTCCCATTCGGTATACTATGGTTATGAGTCCAGAGTTTAGTGAATTGCATTTCGAAAAGGAGGAAGAGGAAATTCGGAAAGCGCTAGAGAGTGAATTTGCAATGGTTTTTTCTAAAAATTTACCCAAAGAGAAGTTGCAGATCAAAAAATGGCGCTACTCGGAACCTAAAAAAAAAGCAGATTCCCCCTATTCTCTCATCTCCGCATCACCCCTTCTTGTGTTAGCTGGTGATGCTTTTGGTGGAGGTAGTATTTTAGGGGCAATCCGCTCTGCCGAAGCAGTCTACAAAGATTGGCCTTTGGATTAGATTGCCTTGCTGCCTCGCTCTCCACTCCGTATGCGAATGACTTCCTCGACCGGGAGAACAAAAATCTTACCGTCTCCTATCTTTCCGTCTCCAGTTTTTGCTGCTTTCAGAATAGCATCCACTGTTGGTTTCACAAACTCATCGTTCACTGCAATTTCTAATCTGACCTTGCGAAGTAAGTTTACCGTATACTCATGCCCTCGATACACTTCGGTTTTTCCTTTTTGTTGGCCATATCCTTGAACATCGCTAACTGTTAAACGATAGATTTCATTCTTAGTTAACTCGTTTTTAACTTCTTCTAATTTGTGTGGTTGTATAATCGCAATTATCAATTTCATAAAATCCTCTAAATATCGTATCCTTTCTCTCCGTGAATTTCCTGATCTAAACCAGAAATCTCTTTGTCTTCCTCTATACGGAAGCCAATCGTTTTCTCAATCGCAAAGGCCAAAACGTAGGAAAGAACAAATGAATAGGCTCCCGTTGCCAAAACACTGACTACCTGAACGTACAACTGGTTCCCCATACTCACTCCTTCTGCCAATTCTAAAGCAAAGACTGCTGTAAGAATTGCGCCGATTGCACCACCTACACCATGGATACCAAATGCATCTAAAGTATCATCATAGTTCAACTTCCCTTTCAAAAAGATCGCAAAGTAACAAATAGGTGATACTAAGATTCCCATAATGATGGATCCAACTGGACCAACAAAACCTGAAGCGGGAGTGATCACGACTAGTCCAGCAACTATGCCAGAGGCCGCACCCAATGCAGTTGCTTTTTTGGTATGCAACCATTCTAGTAACAACCAGGATGCTCCAGCCGCAGCAGGAGCAATCAATGTAACAACAAATGCTCTTGCAGCCACTCCATTCACAGCCAAGCCACTGCCTGCATTGAACCCAAACCAACCAAACCACAACAAGCCTGAACCTAGAAGTGTATATGTTAAGTTATTTGGATGTGTCAAAGTGTACGCTTCACCCTTTCGATTTCCAATGACCAATGCGCAAGCAAGTCCAGCAATACCTGAAATTAAATGAACAACGGTACCACCGGCGAAATCAAGTGCTCCCATTTCGAAGAGCCAACCTTTCGGAGCCCAAACCCAATGCGCAACAGGGTCGTATACAAAGGTTGCCCAAAGCAGAATGAAAACTACGTAGCCTGACAATTTTACTCTTTCCGCAATGGCACCTGAAATCAAAGCAGGTGTAATGATGGCAAACATTCCTTGGAACAAGAAGTGTACATACTTTGGTATAGTACCTTCTAACTGATTCATATCGATTCCTTCCAAAAAAGCCAGATCTAAATTTCCATACAAAGGATTTTCTCCGGAGAATGCAAAACTATATCCAATGATAGTCCATTGTAGTGTCATTACTAGAATTGCAATGAAGCTATGCATCATAGTGGATAAAACGTTCTTTGATCTTACGATACCACCATAGAATAAAGACAAGCCTGGTATCATAAAAAACACAAGAGTACAGGATACAAGCATCCATACCGTGTCCGCTTTATCTAAACTTACTTGTGGACTTTCTTCTTTCGTTACTTCTTCACCAAACAATGAGAAGCTCAAAAAAACCAATGTTATGGCTAAAACTCGCCAAACTTTACTGAATTGTTTCATTTCCCCTTCCTCTTACTTTTCATTTTCTTTTTGCCAAGATTCATGTAAAACTTTGTAAAAGCTCTCGATCACTTTTTCAATATTTTTCATTTTCCAGTATGGATTTGCCTGGATGGACTCATGTACAGACTTTACCACTGAGCGAATGAAAGATGTGCGTTCCGGCTTTGGACTGATGTTCAAAATTTCCAAACTGGTATTTCGCTTCACTAGCTCCTTTTTGATGGAAGAAGAAATGATTTGTATGGCTTCTTCTTTCGTAAGGCGGGTCTCGGCAATCAAGATCTCAGCTGCATCTATAATCAATTCTAACTGTCTCTCACTTGCTCCCATGCTATGACCTAACAAAATAATAATTTGGATTGATTGACATAAGTCGCTTCCACAGAACCACACATAAATGATTTTATTTTGAATTATTGTAAACCGAAAATTAAATGTTAAGAGCTTTCTTGGTATGATGATTCGAACCTTACAGATACTCCTTCTTGTGGTCCTGACCATTCCCAAGCCATCAGAGCCAAAGGCTGTCTTACAAGTTGCATTTGGTGTAGAGGAAAATCAGCTAATCTTAAAAAGCCTCAATTCGACAATTTCCTATTTGGGCGATGAAGCAGACAGAAAGTTATACCGTAGGATTTTATTGCATTACTTAGAGTTTTTAGAGCTAAATATGAGGCGAAATGACTCGATTTCGTATGAAAGACTGAGGCACACCCAAGCTCTCCTGATTCCGCTCTACGATAGAATGCTGTCCAAAAACCTTGAATTTCTGAGAGCTGAGCTAAATCGCCTAGGCAGAGATTCTCGAGACCGAGAAAAAACGCAGACCAAATTACTACTCCGATTGGGATTTCGCGATTTGGCGGAAGCCGAACAAAAATTGACCTTTGCTCGCAATACTCGGCCACAACTCTATCTTTTGAAGTTGAGAGAGATGCTTTTTGCCTTAAAAATTTTAAAACGTGCCGGACGCTTTGTCGTTTATTTGGGCTTACTTCATGATGCAGAAATCTACCGTCCCATTGAGATCATGCAGTTTGAGCAAATGGATGCGGAGATTATGAGCGCTTTTATCAAAGATAGAGAGAAGTTTAGAAAAATGCATTGGGACAATCATTTCAAAGTCCTAGATGGATCAGGGATCTATTTTGAAGTTTTAAATGGCCCAATCACAAATGAACTTGCCGAACCGCTTCCAGGGATTGATCCTGCATATGTACGCATCAAACGTTAGGTCATTCGGGGGCAGATGTTCAGTTTCTACTTCTCTATTTTTTATCTACTATGTAAGCTACTCTTAGGATACGAACTGTCCGTTGCCACGCAATCAGCGGCTAAATTCCTATTTTACTGGAATGGATTTTTTGTAGGCCTAACACTCACTTTTTTTCTCAGTTTGCTTCTTGGGATTTCAGCAGTGCTGATTAGAGTCCCATTTCTCGGGATAGGTATATTTCAACTTCAAGAGTCAATTCGCAAAACAGGCATATGGCGGTTTTTAGCGGAAAAAAGTATTTTTTGGATTTTGGTTCATGCCTTTGTTTTAGTGGGGGCTTATTTTTTAGCTTTTGATCCAAATTTGTCATTAGAATTACGACTATCTTCAATCTCTCTGATCATAATAGGTTATCTCTTGAAAAAAATTAGACAAAAAAAATCCACGCCACATAAAAAGAATCCATCGATTGTTTTCCCATCTCAATCTAATCATGAGAAGGAAATTAATCCCCAATGAGACAAATCCGTGCCTTGGTTATTTTTTTATTGTCAATCACACTTTGGCAATGCCGAGCCTTTGGAAAAGATCCGCATGGCGATCACTTAGAAAAAATCAAAAAATCTACTCACTATGATCCAGAAAGAGATCAGTTTGTAAACCGCAGACCTGATGTTTTAGAGAAAATGCGAGAAGAGCAAAACTTTTTTAGTTTGCTCACAAAATTTTTGTTTGGTGGTGGTAAGGAGCGTCGTCCCAAAGAAAGGCTTCCCGAAATCAAACCTGACCTAAAGGAGTTTGTAAAGCCTTCCGAACATATAAAGTTTATCTGGTTCGGCCA from the Leptospira ryugenii genome contains:
- the speD gene encoding adenosylmethionine decarboxylase, whose product is MDKEKIKLSGFNNLTKVLSFNLYDFCITLDDEQKSKYVSYIHDKYNASKITEISTEIVKLIDANILAISAQDYDPVGASSMVLMSDVKGGGYPIPTAQVSMHLDKSHITVHTYPDAADPDGICSFRVDIDISTCGEIIPLDAINYLFEAFECDVVYIDYVVRGYTRLADGKKIYNDHHFNSILDFIKPEIKRNYTFLSDINMPQDNTWQTKMMIKEMGPENYLLNTEDKLHPDVPNKMKLLREEMKEVYHMIH
- a CDS encoding DUF1577 domain-containing protein → METQKRAMDHIAEKEQKNHVIIKYLIGKPLKAHNLGLDQSCFMKDVVPGTDHAVLELSLPIDFKMDPKLTLSIVLARYIEIHCTFVKSYDSNLVEVKVDKIAIAKKERAYPRFPITEEGFVKATNIISSKTIIEANMFNIPTLVRVSFEEYEKKLKTELGPNANIVVDVFKNDLPNEFEVIKRLMKPIFLADCYEESSFEMQEEGFLSYSEEVDDQIQNLIKKYKDKQIESELFHPIIYINELEEHIPIGYVWIQTKESKLSRAKVDDILRLTKEMVERIKDANLMTTEDKFPVVDVSYSGIRLRINHPHLMTTLPKQKGFAVDLFFKMQAPFHFFVRVAWVKKIENGDMELGLEFTGKSRVMSEKSRFEQNIEMVKQLAQGAFA
- a CDS encoding ketopantoate reductase family protein yields the protein MSVGIKQNHTIAIYGLGAISLTIARAFDKNGIGFVILARNQSRKNQISSQTFLYQFRTKPIESFQWKETVRTLDECEEKFDCIFIGCKSSELENYCRNASPLLKENGRLVLLQNGLPENLVQAKKENLMGGVVGWNTQKRQDGVYFQSNAGHLILGNSEGTRPDSDWTEYLAPFIPTILTSDLEGYRWHKLGINAIINGLAGSVQSSLGYLFLSSLGRKLAIAVLTEISQIMQKLGIQERVVPGSISIQKLSNGPSGFPTFIKHIVLLVLGIKYFKIRTSLVQDLDAKRVTEIDYLNAVVSKIGKTLQIPCPINDRIVEEIKDIESGKKKPDFSFLNQLEKSLNRK
- a CDS encoding ABC transporter permease, translating into MNLRAIYAIYTFEMMRTFRTLMQSIASPVLSTSLYFIVFGSAIGSRIQEVDGVSYGSFIVPGLIMLSLLTESIGNASFGIYFPKFTGTIYEILSAPVSMIEIVFGFVGAAATKSLILGLIMLLTSSFFVPVKIAHPFFMVLFLLLTCISFSLFGFIIGIWADSFEKLQVIPMLVITPLVFLGGSFYSASMLPPFWQKICMLNPVLYLVSGFRWSFYEISDVSIEMSLTFIFAFLATCMVVVYLMFKTGYKLRK
- a CDS encoding ABC transporter ATP-binding protein yields the protein MHLQINSVSKTYENGFQALKDVTLGIRKGEILALLGPNGAGKTTLISIICGLVNLSRGEILVNGKNIQTDSMEARKLIGLVPQELSVHSFETVWASVKFTRGLFGKAPNDQYLEDLLKSLSLFDKKDQKIITLSGGMKRRVLIAKALSHEPEVLFLDEPTAGVDVELRKDMWNVVRNLKEKGVTIILTTHYIEEAEEIADRIGIMNKGELVLVEEKNILMKQLGKKQLILNLSKKISKLPKSFAAYNVEIQKDGSQLIFTYDTNSKENIIPKILEDVKKSKITFKDLDTEQSSLEEIFVSLVKESK
- a CDS encoding NAD(P)/FAD-dependent oxidoreductase; translated protein: MNSQTKPTKDIIIMGAGMTGLSLGSFYQAKGLSVQILEKSHAYGGRMATRRTNFGTFDHGAQFIHMKPNSDFIWKKDWDEKGFLSLWFVDTSGGEYFVCHSGINQLSKEVPNPGEIIFKERITKVKKDKGEWILYTEANLEYRTKGLVFTAPLPQSLQILRDSEIDYPKHLDEIVYNKAIVALFSFEEELIPGRENKFQTNLSNNIRSLALQSSKLEASPIRYTMVMSPEFSELHFEKEEEEIRKALESEFAMVFSKNLPKEKLQIKKWRYSEPKKKADSPYSLISASPLLVLAGDAFGGGSILGAIRSAEAVYKDWPLD
- a CDS encoding P-II family nitrogen regulator, which encodes MKLIIAIIQPHKLEEVKNELTKNEIYRLTVSDVQGYGQQKGKTEVYRGHEYTVNLLRKVRLEIAVNDEFVKPTVDAILKAAKTGDGKIGDGKIFVLPVEEVIRIRSGERGSKAI
- a CDS encoding ammonium transporter, giving the protein MKQFSKVWRVLAITLVFLSFSLFGEEVTKEESPQVSLDKADTVWMLVSCTLVFFMIPGLSLFYGGIVRSKNVLSTMMHSFIAILVMTLQWTIIGYSFAFSGENPLYGNLDLAFLEGIDMNQLEGTIPKYVHFLFQGMFAIITPALISGAIAERVKLSGYVVFILLWATFVYDPVAHWVWAPKGWLFEMGALDFAGGTVVHLISGIAGLACALVIGNRKGEAYTLTHPNNLTYTLLGSGLLWFGWFGFNAGSGLAVNGVAARAFVVTLIAPAAAGASWLLLEWLHTKKATALGAASGIVAGLVVITPASGFVGPVGSIIMGILVSPICYFAIFLKGKLNYDDTLDAFGIHGVGGAIGAILTAVFALELAEGVSMGNQLYVQVVSVLATGAYSFVLSYVLAFAIEKTIGFRIEEDKEISGLDQEIHGEKGYDI
- a CDS encoding adhesin OmpL37 family surface protein, producing MMIRTLQILLLVVLTIPKPSEPKAVLQVAFGVEENQLILKSLNSTISYLGDEADRKLYRRILLHYLEFLELNMRRNDSISYERLRHTQALLIPLYDRMLSKNLEFLRAELNRLGRDSRDREKTQTKLLLRLGFRDLAEAEQKLTFARNTRPQLYLLKLREMLFALKILKRAGRFVVYLGLLHDAEIYRPIEIMQFEQMDAEIMSAFIKDREKFRKMHWDNHFKVLDGSGIYFEVLNGPITNELAEPLPGIDPAYVRIKR